One window of the Parcubacteria group bacterium genome contains the following:
- the lgt gene encoding prolipoprotein diacylglyceryl transferase, producing the protein MLGFLHTFQPSPIAFSIGPFAVHWYGLLLALGVVAGYWLVGKLAKQQGITAEQAKTVLINALIGGFIGARLYHVVTDWGFYGVYPDQIIAVWNGGLAIHGAMLGALAVIVYYAKKRGLSFWKLADLFALPAILGQAIGRWGNYFNQELFGRPTDSALGIPITVLNRPAGYQQYEYFHPAFLYESLINFAIFAFLLAIFQKKRRPDGLVFWLYIGLYSAGRIIVESFRINEAAMVGSLRLPFLVSLVLAGASIAILLKALAAKHKPQ; encoded by the coding sequence ATGCTGGGTTTTCTGCACACATTCCAGCCGAGCCCGATTGCATTTTCCATTGGGCCGTTTGCGGTCCATTGGTATGGGCTGTTGTTGGCGCTCGGCGTGGTAGCGGGGTATTGGCTCGTGGGGAAACTTGCCAAGCAACAGGGCATAACCGCAGAACAGGCCAAAACCGTGTTGATCAACGCGCTCATCGGCGGCTTTATCGGCGCGCGGCTGTATCATGTGGTAACTGACTGGGGATTCTACGGCGTATATCCCGATCAAATCATCGCGGTGTGGAATGGGGGGCTTGCCATCCACGGCGCCATGCTTGGCGCGCTCGCGGTCATCGTATATTATGCCAAAAAGCGCGGATTAAGCTTCTGGAAGCTCGCGGATCTATTCGCTTTGCCTGCAATCTTGGGCCAGGCAATCGGCAGGTGGGGGAACTACTTTAACCAGGAATTATTCGGACGGCCCACTGATTCCGCGCTCGGCATTCCCATCACTGTTCTGAACCGGCCTGCCGGGTACCAGCAGTACGAGTACTTTCACCCCGCGTTTTTATACGAGTCCTTGATTAATTTCGCGATTTTTGCGTTTCTCCTCGCCATTTTTCAAAAGAAAAGAAGGCCAGATGGATTGGTATTCTGGCTGTACATCGGATTGTATTCCGCGGGGCGCATTATCGTTGAGTCATTCAGAATCAACGAGGCCGCAATGGTCGGTTCTCTGCGGCTGCCGTTTTTGGTGAGCCTGGTGCTCGCTGGCGCGTCAATCGCCATACTATTAAAGGCCTTGGCCGCGAAGCATAAACCACAGTGA
- a CDS encoding D-glycerate dehydrogenase, which translates to MKKPLVVIARNIPKQGLEELYKHCRVIMHKDSTPPTRAQLLSYAKKADALVTVLTEKVDAELFAAGKNLKIVANYAVGYDNMDVKAAHRAGVYVTNTPGDLGASVAEHAMGMILVLSKKMLQGDAFVRAGKYKAWDPNLLLGSDVRGKTLGIIGVGNIGSVLVKIAQGGFGMKILYHDIIRNKKIEQEHQAKRVSLSDLLKASDAVSVHVPLLPSTRHLIGAKELNLMKKTAVLVNTARGPIVDEKALVRVLRANSIAGAGLDVFEFEPRTAPGLSKLPNAVLTPHIASATVEARTHMGELVSHNVLDALIRGTKPHNALEA; encoded by the coding sequence ATGAAAAAACCATTGGTTGTCATTGCCCGCAACATACCTAAACAGGGATTGGAGGAGCTGTACAAGCACTGCCGCGTCATCATGCACAAGGACAGCACGCCGCCAACGCGCGCGCAGCTCTTATCATACGCAAAAAAAGCGGATGCTCTGGTTACGGTGCTTACGGAAAAGGTTGATGCAGAGCTTTTCGCGGCCGGAAAAAACCTTAAGATTGTGGCGAACTACGCCGTGGGCTACGACAACATGGATGTGAAAGCCGCGCACCGAGCCGGGGTGTACGTCACGAACACTCCCGGGGACCTCGGCGCAAGCGTTGCCGAACATGCCATGGGAATGATTCTCGTCCTCTCAAAGAAGATGCTCCAGGGTGACGCGTTTGTGCGCGCAGGGAAGTACAAGGCATGGGACCCGAACCTGCTTTTGGGTTCGGACGTGCGCGGCAAAACGTTGGGCATCATTGGGGTGGGGAACATCGGGTCAGTCCTGGTCAAGATCGCTCAAGGTGGGTTTGGCATGAAGATCCTGTACCACGACATCATCCGGAACAAAAAGATTGAACAGGAGCACCAGGCAAAGCGCGTTTCGCTTTCGGATCTCCTCAAAGCTTCGGACGCGGTTTCGGTGCATGTTCCGCTGCTCCCCTCAACGCGCCACCTCATCGGCGCAAAAGAATTGAACCTGATGAAGAAAACCGCGGTCCTCGTGAACACGGCGCGCGGACCCATTGTTGATGAAAAGGCCTTGGTCCGCGTATTGCGCGCGAACAGCATCGCGGGTGCGGGCCTGGATGTGTTTGAGTTTGAGCCACGCACGGCGCCGGGCTTATCCAAGCTCCCGAACGCGGTGCTCACCCCGCACATTGCGTCCGCGACCGTTGAGGCGAGAACGCACATGGGCGAGCTGGTGAGCCACAACGTGCTGGACGCGCTCATCCGCGGCACCAAGCCGCACAACGCCCTGGAGGCATAG
- the fba gene encoding class II fructose-1,6-bisphosphate aldolase produces the protein MRAHTKKLLLAAQRGHYAVGAFNINNMEISHAIVEAAEREKAPVICQTSEGSLEYAGMDMLVAIAVQLADKSKIPVSLHLDHGTHPEVVREAIRAGYQSVMYDGSAYPFVKNVEATRAIVKLAHQSGVSVEAELGALSGIEDFVSVKDRDAHLTNPREAREFVKKTGCDFLAIAIGTSHGAYKFRGRSQLDMERLKEIRRSVSVPLVLHGASSVPKGLVKQVEKFGGDLGAPVGVSGRDLKNAVKHGICKVNTDTDVRLAFTAGIRKILKREPDEFDPRKLLAPAYEEMVAVIRWKIRLLGSSNKA, from the coding sequence ATGCGAGCCCACACCAAAAAATTATTACTCGCAGCCCAGCGCGGGCATTACGCGGTCGGCGCGTTCAACATCAATAACATGGAAATCAGCCACGCAATCGTTGAGGCTGCGGAGCGCGAAAAAGCGCCGGTCATCTGCCAGACGAGCGAGGGGAGCCTTGAGTACGCGGGCATGGACATGCTGGTGGCCATTGCAGTGCAGCTTGCGGACAAGTCAAAAATCCCGGTGAGCCTGCATTTGGACCACGGCACACATCCGGAGGTTGTCAGAGAAGCAATCCGAGCCGGGTACCAGTCCGTGATGTACGACGGCTCTGCGTACCCGTTTGTGAAGAACGTTGAGGCCACCAGGGCGATCGTCAAGCTCGCGCACCAGAGCGGTGTGAGCGTGGAGGCGGAGCTTGGCGCGCTTTCGGGCATAGAGGATTTTGTGAGCGTCAAGGACCGGGACGCGCACCTCACCAACCCGAGAGAGGCGCGCGAGTTCGTGAAAAAGACCGGATGCGATTTTTTGGCCATTGCCATCGGCACATCCCACGGGGCGTACAAGTTCCGCGGCCGCTCACAGCTTGATATGGAGCGGCTCAAGGAAATCAGGCGGAGCGTTTCCGTCCCTCTGGTCCTGCATGGCGCATCCAGCGTGCCCAAAGGTTTGGTGAAACAGGTGGAAAAGTTCGGCGGCGATTTAGGCGCGCCCGTGGGCGTTTCTGGCCGCGACCTCAAGAACGCGGTCAAGCACGGCATCTGCAAGGTGAATACTGATACCGATGTCCGCCTTGCGTTTACGGCGGGGATCAGGAAAATTCTCAAGCGCGAGCCGGATGAGTTTGACCCGCGCAAGCTCTTGGCTCCCGCGTACGAGGAAATGGTCGCGGTGATTCGTTGGAAAATTCGGTTGCTTGGGTCCAGTAACAAAGCGTAG
- a CDS encoding transketolase family protein encodes MAMAATRDGYGEALVALGEKNGKVIVLSADLTESTRSKAFAEQFPERFVEVGVAEQNLAGLAAGMALAGYIPFMSSFAVFSPGRNWDQIRVSICYTAANVKIAGGHTGISVGPDGATHQAMEDIALTRVLPNMAVVAPADSLEAAKATLAAASLEGPVYLRFGRPQAPVFTTRTSPFEIGVANVLAAGTDVTIIACGPMVYTSLEAALELGKKHGVKAEVINCHTIKPLDVKTLAASAKKTGAVVTAEEHQIHGGLGGAVAEALAERAPVVMRFVGMPDAFGESGEAQELLEKYGMTKEKIVAQSLAVIKEK; translated from the coding sequence ATTGCAATGGCTGCGACCCGCGACGGGTACGGCGAGGCTCTGGTTGCATTGGGCGAGAAGAATGGCAAGGTCATAGTGCTGTCCGCGGATTTGACCGAATCAACACGATCCAAAGCGTTCGCGGAACAGTTTCCGGAGCGGTTCGTGGAAGTCGGGGTCGCGGAGCAGAATCTTGCAGGGCTCGCGGCCGGCATGGCGCTGGCCGGGTATATTCCGTTTATGTCCTCGTTTGCCGTGTTTTCTCCGGGCCGCAACTGGGACCAGATTAGGGTGTCTATTTGCTACACGGCTGCGAACGTCAAAATCGCGGGCGGGCATACGGGCATATCCGTGGGCCCAGATGGGGCAACGCACCAGGCCATGGAGGACATTGCCTTAACGCGCGTTTTGCCGAACATGGCTGTGGTGGCGCCTGCGGACAGCCTTGAAGCCGCGAAAGCGACCTTGGCCGCGGCTTCCTTGGAAGGGCCGGTGTATCTACGGTTCGGCAGGCCGCAGGCGCCGGTGTTCACCACCAGAACATCGCCGTTTGAAATCGGGGTTGCGAACGTTTTAGCGGCAGGGACGGATGTTACCATTATCGCCTGCGGCCCAATGGTGTATACTAGCCTAGAGGCAGCTCTGGAGCTCGGGAAGAAGCACGGGGTCAAAGCAGAGGTCATCAACTGCCACACCATCAAGCCTCTTGATGTCAAGACACTCGCAGCAAGCGCGAAAAAGACTGGGGCAGTGGTTACCGCAGAAGAGCATCAGATCCATGGAGGGCTCGGAGGCGCGGTTGCGGAAGCCCTTGCAGAGCGCGCGCCCGTAGTCATGCGATTCGTGGGCATGCCGGATGCGTTCGGCGAATCAGGGGAAGCGCAGGAACTACTGGAAAAGTACGGCATGACCAAGGAAAAAATCGTAGCACAAAGCCTTGCCGTCATTAAAGAAAAATAA
- a CDS encoding transketolase has product MEPITDIKTLKAKATSIRVNIIKMLVEAGSGHSAGPLGMADVFTALYFNVLHHDPKRPNWRERDRIILSCGHICPVWYATLAEAGYFPKRELWTFRKINSHLQGHPEYHSIAGVENSAGPLGQGVSLAVGMAYALRNFAKSNQQVYLISSDGEQNEGQTWEAVMFAAKHKLPNLTMIMDRNNIQIDGATEDIMPLESIRAKYEAFNWHVLEVDGHNIPDVIDACSQAKAIVEKPVCIIAHTIPGKGVKFMEGKFEWHGRSPNREEAALALRELGVRP; this is encoded by the coding sequence ATGGAGCCGATCACCGACATCAAAACGCTGAAAGCGAAAGCAACATCTATCCGCGTAAACATCATTAAGATGCTCGTGGAAGCCGGAAGCGGGCACAGCGCCGGGCCCTTGGGTATGGCGGACGTGTTCACTGCCTTGTACTTTAACGTCTTACACCACGACCCAAAGCGGCCGAATTGGCGCGAGCGGGACCGCATCATTCTCTCGTGCGGCCATATTTGTCCGGTGTGGTACGCAACGCTTGCGGAAGCAGGGTACTTTCCCAAGCGAGAGCTCTGGACGTTCCGCAAGATTAACTCGCATTTGCAGGGGCACCCCGAGTACCACTCCATTGCGGGAGTGGAAAACAGTGCCGGCCCGCTTGGGCAGGGTGTTTCTCTGGCAGTGGGCATGGCGTATGCCCTGCGCAATTTCGCGAAATCAAACCAACAGGTGTACCTCATCTCAAGCGACGGCGAGCAGAACGAGGGCCAGACCTGGGAGGCGGTGATGTTTGCGGCAAAGCACAAGCTGCCTAACCTTACCATGATCATGGACCGCAACAACATCCAGATAGACGGCGCTACCGAGGATATCATGCCCCTGGAATCCATCCGCGCCAAGTACGAAGCGTTCAACTGGCACGTCCTTGAAGTTGACGGGCACAACATCCCTGATGTGATTGATGCGTGCAGCCAAGCCAAGGCAATCGTTGAAAAACCGGTATGCATTATAGCCCACACCATTCCGGGCAAGGGAGTCAAGTTCATGGAAGGAAAATTTGAGTGGCACGGAAGATCCCCTAACAGAGAGGAAGCGGCTTTGGCATTACGCGAGCTCGGAGTGCGCCCATAA
- a CDS encoding ribulose-phosphate 3-epimerase, with protein sequence MAEVLSAILEKTFEGVQSKCERLLGVCTRAQLDIMDGAFVPETTWQDASRLSELPLELSFDAHLMVEKPELKISEWNRGNVFRITFHSSATYDVLRTIRIIKETGKEVGIALNVEQPVASVYDVLGEVDLVLLMGVEPGAQGRQFDPKVIDKVRELRAYDASVVIGVDGGVSPLVAPSLIAAGANVLVSGSYLFREEDIAKAIASLLG encoded by the coding sequence ATGGCGGAAGTGCTTTCGGCAATTTTGGAAAAAACGTTTGAAGGCGTGCAGTCCAAGTGCGAACGCCTCCTCGGGGTGTGCACACGCGCCCAGCTTGACATTATGGATGGCGCGTTTGTGCCGGAGACAACCTGGCAGGATGCATCCCGGCTTTCCGAACTTCCCCTGGAACTATCCTTTGACGCGCACCTGATGGTGGAAAAGCCGGAGCTCAAAATATCCGAATGGAACCGCGGAAACGTGTTTCGCATCACGTTCCACTCAAGCGCCACGTACGACGTGCTGCGCACCATCAGGATCATCAAAGAAACCGGCAAAGAGGTTGGCATAGCGCTGAATGTGGAACAGCCGGTTGCAAGCGTGTACGACGTGCTTGGCGAAGTTGACTTGGTGCTTTTGATGGGCGTGGAACCCGGGGCCCAGGGCAGGCAGTTTGACCCCAAGGTGATTGATAAGGTGCGGGAGTTGCGGGCGTACGATGCGTCAGTTGTTATTGGCGTTGACGGGGGAGTGAGCCCCCTGGTGGCGCCGAGCCTGATTGCGGCGGGCGCGAACGTGCTCGTTTCCGGGTCATACCTCTTTAGGGAAGAAGATATTGCAAAAGCAATAGCATCATTACTAGGATAG
- a CDS encoding RpiB/LacA/LacB family sugar-phosphate isomerase, whose amino-acid sequence MIYLGADHAGFNLKESIKAYLHKQKLNCVDVGAAEYRADDDYPEYAAMVAKKVAKSPGARGVLLCGTGNGMAIAANKIKGIRAAVAWDSYSAKKAVEDDAANILALPARDITEQLAIAAVKAYLSRQPSTASRHKRRVDKIRKLER is encoded by the coding sequence ATGATTTATCTCGGAGCTGACCATGCGGGATTCAATTTAAAAGAGAGCATCAAGGCGTATCTGCACAAGCAGAAGCTCAACTGCGTTGATGTGGGCGCGGCCGAGTACCGTGCGGATGATGATTACCCGGAGTACGCGGCCATGGTCGCGAAAAAAGTCGCGAAAAGCCCCGGGGCGCGCGGGGTGCTCTTGTGCGGAACCGGGAATGGCATGGCAATCGCCGCAAACAAAATCAAAGGCATCCGCGCTGCGGTTGCCTGGGATTCGTACTCCGCCAAAAAAGCCGTCGAAGATGATGCAGCCAACATACTCGCCCTGCCGGCGCGGGACATTACGGAACAGCTTGCCATTGCCGCGGTTAAAGCGTATTTGAGCAGGCAGCCCTCCACAGCCAGCCGCCACAAGAGGCGCGTGGATAAAATCAGGAAACTGGAGAGATAG
- a CDS encoding riboflavin kinase, which yields MTFSGIVIHGSKHGRTIGYPTVNLEIADSIKSALPAYGVYAVGAVVRGREYAGALFWGKRTLFRDRGDVYGEEVSVEVITHIRDVVVVNDSRELKELISQDIQNVKKAYDLSRS from the coding sequence ATGACGTTTTCAGGCATTGTCATCCACGGGTCAAAGCACGGGCGCACCATCGGATACCCTACGGTCAACCTTGAAATCGCTGATTCAATTAAGTCCGCGCTTCCTGCGTACGGGGTGTATGCGGTTGGGGCCGTTGTCCGTGGCCGGGAGTATGCCGGCGCCTTGTTCTGGGGTAAGCGGACCCTGTTTCGCGACCGCGGTGACGTGTACGGAGAAGAGGTCAGTGTTGAGGTGATAACGCATATACGAGACGTCGTTGTGGTGAACGACAGCCGGGAATTGAAAGAGCTAATTTCACAAGACATACAAAACGTAAAAAAGGCATATGATTTATCTCGGAGCTGA
- a CDS encoding DMT family transporter, with amino-acid sequence MKKYAPYLIIFAALLWSLDGLLRRNLYSLPAAAIVLLEHLLGLAVLAPLLVKEFRHWLTLSSRTWYSVAAISLLGGTVGTIAYTAALGKVSYISFSVVVLLQQLQPLFAIALAGLLLKERITKRFLGLAALALAAAYFVSFPDLSVNVATGGGAIVASLLALAAAFSWGASTVLGRYALSRLSFVSLSGLRFALTSVFAFLFLYSTGDLGALGALTNTQWWYVLAIVFSTGLVALLIYYKGLSHVPASMSTILELAWPVSAVFVDLAFFKNSLSPTQWIGAFVLILVILTISRDARLHEPLSDPVGPKS; translated from the coding sequence ATGAAAAAATACGCCCCGTACCTCATCATCTTTGCCGCGCTTTTGTGGAGTTTGGACGGGCTCCTGCGCCGCAACCTCTACAGCCTTCCGGCCGCAGCCATCGTGCTCTTGGAGCACCTTTTAGGGCTTGCGGTTTTGGCTCCGCTCTTGGTTAAAGAATTCCGGCATTGGCTCACCCTCTCCTCGCGCACCTGGTATTCGGTTGCCGCCATCTCGCTCTTGGGCGGCACTGTCGGCACTATCGCGTACACCGCGGCCTTGGGAAAGGTCAGCTACATCTCATTTTCCGTGGTGGTGCTCTTGCAGCAGCTCCAGCCCTTATTCGCCATCGCCCTTGCCGGGCTCTTGCTCAAAGAGCGGATCACCAAGCGGTTCCTGGGGCTCGCGGCGCTCGCCTTGGCTGCGGCGTACTTTGTTTCGTTCCCCGACCTTTCCGTGAATGTGGCAACTGGCGGGGGCGCCATAGTAGCAAGCCTTTTGGCGCTTGCGGCGGCGTTTTCCTGGGGCGCTTCAACGGTCTTGGGCCGCTATGCGCTCTCGCGCCTCTCGTTCGTGTCTTTGTCGGGGTTGCGGTTCGCGTTAACGAGCGTGTTCGCGTTCCTGTTCCTGTACTCAACCGGAGACCTCGGCGCCCTGGGCGCCCTCACCAACACGCAGTGGTGGTACGTGCTCGCCATTGTATTCTCAACCGGCTTAGTCGCGCTCCTCATCTACTACAAGGGCCTCTCGCATGTTCCCGCGAGCATGTCCACCATCCTTGAGCTCGCGTGGCCCGTATCCGCGGTGTTTGTTGACCTTGCGTTTTTCAAGAACAGCCTATCCCCAACGCAGTGGATTGGCGCTTTCGTCCTCATTCTTGTTATACTGACCATATCGCGGGACGCGCGGCTCCATGAGCCGTTGTCCGATCCTGTCGGCCCCAAGTCATGA
- a CDS encoding DsbA family protein has product MQNFNAEEKPKRTVRNATLALLGAGMLVYAVFFAIQVFSIRSQILSGTYDPSGILGTSFDAYGARTSGAGGANVDQRGAYDVATFDDPSLGPANAKVTIVEFGDFECPFCKQSFPIIRTLAQEFKDDVRLVYRDFPLETIHPKARFAAAAGYCAEEQGLFWALHDKLFQNQEDLSQAAIMGYANQIGADSAAFAACVSSQAAQDEVNKDIADGQAAGVLGTPTWFINGIRVAGVIPEDVFRQIIIELAK; this is encoded by the coding sequence ATGCAAAACTTTAACGCAGAAGAAAAACCAAAGCGCACGGTCCGGAATGCTACCCTTGCCCTCCTCGGCGCAGGGATGCTCGTGTACGCGGTTTTTTTTGCAATACAAGTGTTCTCCATCCGAAGCCAGATACTTTCCGGGACCTATGATCCCTCGGGGATACTCGGGACAAGCTTTGACGCATACGGCGCCCGAACCTCGGGCGCGGGCGGCGCTAATGTTGACCAGAGAGGCGCCTATGACGTTGCGACTTTTGATGACCCCTCGCTCGGGCCTGCAAACGCAAAGGTGACCATTGTTGAGTTCGGTGATTTTGAGTGCCCGTTCTGCAAGCAGTCATTCCCCATCATCCGGACGCTTGCGCAGGAGTTCAAAGACGACGTGCGCCTCGTGTACCGCGATTTTCCGCTTGAAACCATCCATCCGAAAGCGCGCTTTGCGGCAGCAGCTGGGTACTGCGCCGAGGAGCAAGGTCTGTTCTGGGCTTTGCACGACAAGCTGTTCCAGAACCAGGAGGACCTCTCGCAGGCCGCAATTATGGGGTACGCGAACCAAATCGGGGCTGATTCAGCCGCGTTCGCGGCGTGCGTAAGCTCTCAAGCGGCCCAAGACGAAGTCAACAAGGACATTGCGGACGGCCAGGCAGCCGGAGTGTTGGGAACGCCCACGTGGTTCATTAACGGCATACGCGTTGCAGGCGTGATTCCAGAGGATGTGTTCAGGCAGATTATCATTGAGCTCGCCAAATAG
- the gatA gene encoding Asp-tRNA(Asn)/Glu-tRNA(Gln) amidotransferase subunit GatA: protein MCTDIQKLTIAQAKHALERTEFSCVDLVSACFGRIRTHDGEVRAFLSLNEERSLAEAEEVDRKIKNKEPLRALEGIPVAVKDIIATKGLRTTAASKILENFIPAHDATVVTRLKQAGAIIVGKANCDEFAHGSSTENSAFGPSHNPWDLSRSPGGSSGGSAAALAAGFCLAALGTDTGGSTRQPAGWCNLYGLRPTYGRISRHGIISMTSSTDTPGIFAKTAEDLALVLAVLSGHDPSHDATSLPSPADDYPSTLDAPLQGLAIGLPKEFFVGSNDPSEEVVSEAIAQFEELGATVKQVTLPHTKYAIAAYYIITPSEISSNLGRFDGIRYGHRSDKANTLLEVYTKTRGENFGPEAKRRIMLGTYALSSGYYDAYYKKAQKVRTIIADEVKKVLEKIDVLLTPVSPHPAIKLGEKSDDPLAMYLEDVYMITAALAGIPGISIPAGFVDGLPVGVQLMAKQLGEATLLRAAYQYEKITDWTTQHAKL, encoded by the coding sequence ATGTGCACCGACATCCAGAAATTGACCATTGCGCAAGCCAAGCACGCGTTAGAGCGCACGGAATTCTCGTGCGTTGATTTGGTGAGTGCGTGTTTTGGCCGCATCCGCACGCATGATGGCGAGGTACGCGCGTTTTTGTCGCTGAACGAGGAACGCTCACTCGCCGAGGCAGAAGAGGTTGATAGGAAGATCAAGAACAAAGAGCCTTTGAGGGCTTTGGAAGGGATTCCGGTTGCCGTGAAAGACATTATTGCGACAAAAGGCTTGCGCACCACTGCCGCGTCAAAGATATTGGAAAATTTCATTCCGGCGCACGATGCGACGGTTGTCACCAGGCTCAAGCAAGCGGGCGCCATCATTGTCGGTAAAGCGAACTGCGATGAGTTTGCGCACGGTTCTTCAACCGAAAACTCGGCGTTCGGCCCAAGCCACAACCCCTGGGATCTTTCGCGCTCCCCGGGAGGCTCATCCGGAGGATCGGCGGCAGCGCTTGCCGCGGGTTTTTGCTTGGCGGCTCTGGGCACGGATACGGGCGGCTCAACGCGCCAGCCCGCTGGGTGGTGCAATTTGTACGGCTTGCGCCCCACCTATGGAAGGATTTCGCGGCATGGCATCATTTCCATGACCTCTTCAACGGACACGCCCGGGATTTTTGCAAAAACCGCGGAAGACTTAGCACTCGTGCTTGCCGTACTTTCGGGCCATGATCCGAGCCATGACGCAACCAGCCTGCCGTCCCCGGCGGATGATTACCCGTCAACACTGGATGCGCCCCTGCAAGGCCTTGCCATCGGGCTGCCCAAGGAATTTTTTGTCGGCTCAAATGATCCATCCGAAGAAGTGGTAAGTGAGGCTATTGCTCAATTTGAGGAACTGGGGGCAACGGTCAAACAGGTAACGCTTCCGCATACCAAGTATGCCATTGCCGCATACTACATCATCACCCCGTCTGAAATCAGTTCAAACTTAGGCAGGTTTGATGGCATCCGCTATGGCCATCGGTCAGACAAAGCCAACACCTTGCTGGAGGTGTACACTAAGACCAGGGGAGAGAACTTCGGACCCGAGGCAAAGCGCAGGATCATGCTCGGCACGTACGCGCTCTCCAGCGGATACTATGACGCGTACTACAAAAAAGCGCAAAAGGTGCGCACCATTATCGCGGATGAAGTGAAAAAGGTTCTGGAAAAAATTGATGTGCTCCTGACCCCGGTTTCCCCGCATCCCGCAATCAAGCTCGGTGAAAAGTCAGATGATCCGCTCGCCATGTATTTGGAGGACGTGTACATGATAACCGCGGCCCTGGCTGGCATTCCGGGGATTTCTATTCCCGCAGGGTTTGTTGATGGTTTGCCGGTTGGCGTGCAGTTAATGGCAAAGCAGCTTGGCGAAGCAACCCTCCTGCGAGCCGCATACCAATATGAAAAAATAACTGACTGGACCACACAGCATGCAAAACTTTAA
- the gatC gene encoding Asp-tRNA(Asn)/Glu-tRNA(Gln) amidotransferase subunit GatC, producing MAEKISKKEVEHIARLARLELTEQEVARYAKELSAILGYISQLEEVDAENAAITSQVTGLSNVLREDLVDAWANPEELAALAPEHQDGLVKVKAVFDA from the coding sequence ATGGCAGAAAAAATATCCAAAAAAGAGGTGGAACACATAGCCCGGCTCGCGCGGCTTGAGCTCACCGAACAAGAAGTTGCGAGGTACGCGAAAGAACTTTCCGCGATTTTGGGGTACATCAGCCAACTGGAGGAAGTTGATGCCGAGAACGCGGCCATCACGTCCCAGGTGACCGGGTTGTCCAACGTCCTGCGCGAGGATCTAGTGGATGCGTGGGCTAATCCGGAAGAGCTCGCGGCCCTCGCGCCCGAGCACCAAGATGGTTTGGTAAAAGTCAAAGCAGTATTTGATGCGTAG